From one Mesoplodon densirostris isolate mMesDen1 chromosome 19, mMesDen1 primary haplotype, whole genome shotgun sequence genomic stretch:
- the NTF4 gene encoding neurotrophin-4, with translation MLPHPSGSLPILLLFLLPSVPMEPHASSSPLPPFPVPEWDLLSPRVALSRGTPAGPPLLFLLEAGAFGEPAGSPANRSRRGVSGTAPASRRGELAVCDAVSGWVTDRRTAVDLRGREVEVLGEVPAAGGNPLRQYFFETRCKADSAGEGGPGGGGGGCRGVDRRHWVSECKAKQSYVRALTTDAQGRVGWRWIRIDTACVCTLLSRTGRA, from the coding sequence ATGCTCCCCCACCCCTCAGgctccctccccatcctcctaCTTTTCCTCCTCCCCAGTGTCCCAATGGAGCCCCACGCCTcatcctcacccctgcccccattTCCAGTCCCCGAGTGGGACCTCTTGTCCCCCCGCGTAGCCCTGTCCAGGGGTACCCCCGCTGGGCCCCCTCTGCTCTTCCTGCTGGAGGCTGGAGCCTTTGGGGAGCCAGCTGGCAGCCCGGCCAACCGCAGTCGGCGGGGGGTGAGTGGGACGGCACCAGCGAGCCGCCGCGGAGAGCTGGCTGTGTGTGATGCAGTCAGCGGCTGGGTGACAGACCGCCGGACTGCTGTGGACCTGCGTGGGCGCGAGGTGGAGGTGCTGGGCGAGGTGCCTGCGGCTGGCGGCAATCCCCTTCGCCAGTACTTCTTTGAAACCCGCTGCAAGGCTGACAGCGCTGGGGAAGGTGGCCccggtgggggtggaggaggctgCCGGGGTGTGGACCGGAGGCACTGGGTGTCTGAGTGTAAGGCCAAGCAGTCCTACGTGCGGGCATTGACTACCGATGCCCAGGGCCGTGTGGGCTGGCGATGGATTCGAATTGACACTGCCTGTGTCTGCACGCTCCTCAGCCGGACTGGCCGGGCCTGA
- the KCNA7 gene encoding potassium voltage-gated channel subfamily A member 7 — MEPGCPPPCACCERVVLNVAGLRFETRARTLGRFPDTLLGDPVRRRRFYDGARREYFFDRHRPSFDAVLYYYQSGGRLRRPAHVPLDVFLEEVAFYGLGAAALARLREEEGCPLPSERPLPRRAFARQLWLLFEFPESSQAARVLAVVSVLVILVSIVVFCLETLPDFRDDRDSSGLAGVAAAGPFPARLNGSSPVPGPPPRLPFDDPFFVVETLCICWFSFELLVRLAACPSKTAFFKNVMNLIDFVAILPYFVALGTELAQQRGVGQPAMSLAILRVIRLVRVFRIFKLSRHSKGLQILGQTLRASMRELGLLIFFLFIGVVLFSSAVYFAEAERADSHFTSIPESFWWAVVTMTTVGYGDMAPVTVGGKIVGSLCAIAGVLTISLPVPVIVSNFSYFYHRETDDEEAGMYSHVDTQPCCPLEGKVNGGFVDQEVPELPPPLLWAPPGKHMVTEV, encoded by the exons ATGGAACCCGGGTGCCCGCCGCCGTGCGCCTGCTGCGAGCGAGTGGTGCTCAACGTGGCTGGGCTGCGCTTCGAGACCCGGGCGCGCACGCTGGGCCGCTTCCCGGACACGCTGCTCGGGGACCCGGTGCGCCGCAGACGTTTCTACGACGGCGCGCGCCGCGAGTACTTCTTCGACCGGCACCGGCCCAGCTTCGACGCGGTACTCTATTACTACCAGTCGGGCGGGCGCCTGCGGCGGCCGGCGCACGTGCCGCTCGAcgtcttcctggaggaggtggccttCTATGGGCTGGGTGCCGCGGCGCTAGCGCGCCTGCGCGAGGAGGAGGGCTGCCCCTTGCCATCGGAGCGCCCCCTGCCCCGCCGCGCCTTCGCGCGCCAGCTCTGGCTGCTCTTCGAGTTCCCCGAGAGCTCGCAGGCCGCGCGCGTGCTCGCCGTTGTCTCAGTGCTCGTCATCCTCGTCTCCATCGTCGTCTTCTGCCTCGAGACGCTGCCCGACTTCCGCGACGACCGCGACAGCTCGGGGCTCGCCGGGGTGGCTGCAGCCGGCCCg TTTCCGGCTCGGCTGAACGGCTCCAGCCCAGTGCCTGGACCCCCACCTCGCTTGCCCTTCGATGACCCGTTCTTTGTGGTGGAGACATTGTGCATCTGTTGGTTCTCCTTTGAGCTGCTGGTGCGCCTGGCGGCCTGCCCAAGCAAGACAGCCTTCTTCAAGAATGTGATGAACCTCATCGATTTCGTGGCCATCCTGCCTTACTTTGTGGCACTGGGTACTGAGCTGGCCCAGCAGCGGGGGGTGGGCCAGCCAGCCATGTCACTGGCCATCCTGCGAGTCATCCGACTGGTACGCGTCTTCCGCATCTTCAAGCTGTCCCGGCACTCAAAGGGCCTGCAGATCTTGGGCCAGACCTTAAGAGCCTCCATGCGAGAGCTGGGCCTCCTcatcttcttccttttcattggTGTGGTCCTCTTCTCCAGCGCAGTCTACTTTGCTGAGGCCGAGCGGGCAGACTCCCATTTCACCAGCATCCCTGAGTCCTTCTGGTGGGCGGTGGTCACTATGACCACAGTTGGCTATGGAGACATGGCGCCCGTCACTGTGGGCGGCAAGATAGTGGGCTCTCTGTGTGCCATTGCCGGCGTGCTgaccatttccctacctgtgccAGTCATTGTCTCCAACTTCAGCTACTTTTACCACCGGGAGACAGATGACGAAGAGGCTGGGATGTACAGCCATGTGGACACGCAGCCCTGTTGCCCACTGGAGGGCAAGGTCAATGGGGGGTTTGTGGATCAAGAGGTTCCTGAGCTCCCACCTCCACTCCTCTGGGCTCCCCCTGGGAAACACATGGTCACCGAAGTGTGA